From a single Apium graveolens cultivar Ventura chromosome 2, ASM990537v1, whole genome shotgun sequence genomic region:
- the LOC141707535 gene encoding uncharacterized protein LOC141707535 — MSGVTEGEGSVSLDLLKKKMADFAKERDWEPFHSPRNLLLAMVGEVGELSEIFQWKGEVPRGLPGWKEEEKEHLGEELSDVLLYLVRLSDICGIDLGKAALRKIKLNAIKYPVLSNQNGAVDDNTSNNKNEDACSEKSSSHQINA; from the exons ATGAGTGGAGTTACAGAAGGTGAAGGAAGTGTGTCACTTGATCTCCTTAAGAAGAAAATGGCTGACTTTGCTAAGGAGAGAGACTGGGAACCATTTCACAGCCCAAGAAACCTTCTTTTAGCTATG GTAGGAGAGGTGGGAGAGTTGTCTGAGATATTTCAGTGGAAAGGGGAGGTTCCAAGAGGACTACCGGGTTGGAAAGAAGAAGAGAAGGAACATCTTGGTGAAGAACTTTCAGATGTACTGCTATATCTTGTCAGGTTATCCGATATCTGTGGGATTGATCTTGGGAAAGCTGCTCTTCGAAAGATTAAGCTCAACGCCATTAAATACCCCGTTCTCTCTAATCAAAATGGTGCTGTTGATGATAACACTAGCAATAACAAAAATGAAGATGCTTGTTCTGAAAAATCTTCATCTCACCAAATCAATGCTTGA